From the Solanum pennellii chromosome 4, SPENNV200 genome, one window contains:
- the LOC107017207 gene encoding laccase-14-like — protein sequence MRLKVKIFIQQILVFLFLLGLLPAHAFVHRHRFVIKEAPYSKICSSKNILTVNGQFPGPVIYANTGDTLVVNVQNDGTQNITIHWHGVKQPRYPWSDGPEFITQCPIRPGTNFSQRINLSDEEGTLWWHAHSDWSRATVNGALIIRPANKTNYPFPRPTAEIPIILGDWWKSDVQAIVNEFLTSGADANKSDAFLINGQPGDLYPCSRNDTFKLTVEKNKTYLLRIVNAVMNNLMFFSVANHQLTVVGTDGAYVKPFKSNYITISPGETIDVLLEANQNPNHYYMGAKAYNSVVGVDFDNITTTAIIQYRGNYTASSPPILPDLPNFDDTNASFNFTRLLKSLADNRHPINVPLNVTTNLLFTFSVNTLPCEDESCSGPNEDRFAASVNNISFVLPRIDILEAYYKNIQGVYRDEFPSFPPLNFNFTGDSLPVELQRPDRRTEVHVLEYGTNVEIVLQGTNLLGGVDHPIHLHGYSFYVVGAGFGNFDKDKDPLNYNLVDPPLQNTIAVVRNGWAAIRFKADNPGVWFMHCHLERHVSWGMEMAFIVKDGKGSEEKLLPPPPDMPQC from the exons atgagattgaaagtgaagatttttattcaacaaattttagtatttctttttttacttgGTCTTTTACCTGCCCATGCCTTTGTTCATCGTCATCGATTTGTC ATTAAAGAAGCACCATACTCAAAAATTTGCAGCTCAAAGAACATTTTGACTGTGAATGGCCAATTTCCAGGTCCAGTTATATATGCCAATACTGGAGATACCCTCGTTGTCAATGTCCAAAATGATGGAACACAAAATATAACAATCCACTG GCACGGAGTGAAACAACCGCGATATCCATGGTCAGATGGTCCTGAATTTATAACTCAATGTCCAATTCGACCAGGAACAAATTTTAGTCAAAGGATTAATCTTTCAGATGAAGAAGGAACTTTATGGTGGCATGCTCATAGTGATTGGTCAAGAGCTACTGTTAATGGTGCACTTATTATACGTCCAGCAAATAAAACTAATTATCCTTTTCCTAGACCTACTGCTGAAATTCCCATCATATTAG GGGATTGGTGGAAAAGTGATGTACAAGCAATTGTAAATGAGTTTCTTACAAGTGGAGCAGATGCAAATAAATCTGATGCATTTCTTATAAATGGTCAACCAGGAGATTTATATCCTTGCTCAAGAAATG ACACATTCAAATTAACGGTGGAGAAAAACAAGACATATTTGCTCAGAATTGTTAACGCCGTAATGAATAATCTCATGTTTTTCTCCGTTGCAAATCACCAACTCACTGTCGTAGGAACCGATGGTGCGTACGTCAAACCGTTCAAGTCAAATTACATCACAATTTCCCCTGGTGAAACTATTGATGTTTTACTCGAAGCAAATCAAAACCCTAACCACTATTATATGGGCGCAAAGGCCTATAATAGCGTAGTCGGAGTTGATTTTGACAACATAACCACCACCGCCATCATTCAGTATCGTGGAAATTACACCGCTTCATCACCACCCATCCTCCCCGATCTCCCGAATTTCGACGATACGAATGCCTCGTTTAATTTCACTAGGTTATTAAAAAGCCTAGCCGATAATAGACACCCTATTAACGTACCATTAAACGTTACAaccaatttattattcacattttcCGTAAATACCTTACCTTGCGAGGATGAATCGTGTAGTGGACCTAACGAGGATCGATTCGCGGCTAGTGTGAATAATATAAGCTTTGTATTACCTCGTATCGATATATTAGAAgcttattataaaaatattcaagggGTTTATCGAGATGAATTTCCTAGTTTTCCgcctttaaattttaattttacggGTGATTCTCTACCCGTAGAATTACAACGTCCCGATCGTAGAACGGAGGTTCATGTTCTTGAATATGGAACAAATGTAGAGATTGTGTTACAAGGAACTAATTTATTAGGTGGAGTTGATCATCCAATTCATTTACATGGAtatagtttttatgttgttgGAGCTGGATTTGGAAATTTTGACAAAGATAAAGACCCTTTGAATTATAATCTTGTTGATCCACCTCTTCAGAATACTATTGCTGTTGTTAGAAATGGATGGGCTGCCATCAGGTTCAAAGCTGATAATCCAG GAGTATGGTTTATGCATTGTCATTTAGAACGTCACGTAAGTTGGGGAATGGAAATGGCATTTATTGTGAAAGATGGAAAAGGCTCAGAAGAAAAATTGCTTCCTCCTCCTCCTGATATGCCTcaatgttga